The Leisingera daeponensis DSM 23529 genome includes the window GCCATGATCCCGCCTGCGAGCGGGGCTGGATGGCCGAAAGCCGCGGCGAGCGGCTGGGGACGGTGTTCTGCATGAAGAAGGACGCGGAGACCGCGCAATTGCGGCTGTTCCTGCTGACCCCGGAGGCCCGCGGCAAGGGCCTAGGCAAACGGCTGCTGCGCGAATGCGTGGAATTTGCCCGGGCCGCGGGGTACCGGGGCATGATGCTGACAACCCATGAAAGCCACCGGACCGCCTGCGCCCTGTACCGCGCGTTCGGCTGGCAGCTGGATGGCAGCCGCCCGGTGCGCAGCTATGGCCAGGACTTGGTGGAGCAGACCTGGCGGCTGACGTTCGAAACCGCCGGCGCCTGATTTCCGCTGGGCGGGCTGCGCTGGATTCGGCTGCAATTGCAACCGCTTGTGGATAATTCCCAGGCGGGCGCGGCGGATTGCAGAAGGTCCCGCATCAGACGTCCGGCTGCCGTGGTTTTCTGCGGCGGAAACGTGAAAAAACCTCTTGCGTGCCCTTGGGACGTGCTATAAATGCCCCCTCAGTGCCGCCTTAGCTCAGTTGGTTAGAGCGCTGGATTGTGGATCCAGAGGTCCCCCGTTCAAGCCGGGGAGGCGGTACCATCCCCCCCCTCAACATAAATAAGCTGCCGTATCGCTCGCTGCAAATTTGCCGGGCTGTCCTGCGGTCCTGGGTCGTTGCTGCTGGCGATTGTGGAAGCGTCAGGCTGGCTCTGTGATGCCATCGAAGGGCTTCACTGCGGGCCGCGCGGCGGGAAGCAGACCGGCCGCTGCCTGAACCAGCGGCCGGCCCCGGCTTTAGTCAGCCGTGCTTGTGGTTGTTGTCGTCGTGGTCGTGGTGGTGCCGTCATCGTCGTCGGCAATCACAACCAGGAACAGGGCACCCGCGATCACCCCGGCCGTGGCACCAGCCGAAAGGCCGGTCTCCGGCATCCGGCTGGTGCTGGACTGGGCCACAGCTTCGGCGCCAGGCGCCTGGCAGGTCACCTGCAGCGAGCCGTTGGGAAGATAGCTGGCGGAAACCGGTACCCCGGCACCGCAGGCCAGACGGCGCTTGGCTTCCTCCAGGGCCGGGTCTGCGGCCTGGGCAAAAGCCGCCTGGCCGGCGAAGGCGAGCGGGATTATCAGCGTGGCCGCCTGCAAGATACTGGTATACATGGATAAACAACCTTATGATTAGGAACGTATTCAGATTAGTTAACGGCTGAGCACCGGGCAATAACGCAGATAACGGGTCTCCGGGTTCCGGCAAGATGCCGCGCAGTGCCGCTGCGCGGAGCCGGCGGCGGCGGGTGCATTCAGCGATGCAGCGGGGGTAACGAGATGCTGAATTCAATTGCCAAGACGTTGACCGCAGGGGTTTCCTGCCTGGGCTTGGCCGCCGCGCCGGCCCTGGCGCAAAGCCCGGGACCGTTTGTTTACACGGTGGTGGTGCCGGGCGGGGAGTTCGGCTCGGCGGCCTTTCTGACGGAGCTGCTGGCGACCCTGGCCGCGGCCAAGGCCTTCTGCCGCGCTACCGGTGATTCGGCCCTGCAGGTCGACTGCCTGTCCGAGCGGCTGGAGGCCGCAGCGGGCAGTATTCCAGAGGACACCGATTACGACGAGGTGCGCAGCGTGCTGCAGGACACCTCCGGCAAGCTCAGGCAGCTGGCCCGCCAGAACCGCGACCCGGACCGGCGCCGGGTGACCGTCTCCAGCGCAAGCGATCCGGCAGAGCGCACCGCCCGGCCGCTTACGCCGGTGCGCGCCTCGGCTCAGGCCGCGGTGAACCGCGAAGCCGCCCGTATCCTGGATGACGCGGCCACCGTCCTGCTGCGCAGCGCGGAAACCGCGCAGGACCGGCAGACCCAATACGCACAGATCGCCGCGGCAATCGATTCCAACAAGGTGCTGCTGAGGTCCTGAGCCGGGCGGCTCAGTCGGTGATTTGCACCGTTTGACGCAGCGCGCCGCTCTCGCGGTCGTAGATCAGGATGCGGTTGTCCCGACTGACCACTGCGATCCAGTCCCGGCCAAGGGTCACCGCCTCTGCCTCCGCTCCGGCGGGCAGGGCGATTTCCGCAGGCAGCGGCGCATCACTTGCCTGCAGGCGGATGACAAGCAGTGAGATTATCACTACAAGCCCGCCAATCATCACCACGGTCAGCGTGGTCACCAGCCGCCGCAGAAACCGGATCTGCGGCGGTTCCTGTTGGATTTCGGTCTCGGAAGGATCAGTCATGGGCAGCCGCCGGATTGAGTTTGTCATCGCGGAAAACCCGCCTAAGCGGCTTGATAAAGCGGTTTCGCGCGATGTGCCAGAGGAGGCCGCTCTGTCGCGCACCCGGCTGGCGCGGCTGATCGGGGAGGGGGCGCTGACGGTGGATGGCGCCGTGGTGCAGGACCCCAAGGCCAATGTGGCGGCTGGCGCGGTGATCGCGATCGAGGTGGAAGAGGCCGAAGACAGCCATATCGGGCCCGAGGACATCCCGCTGGAGATCGTGTTTGAAGACGATGATCTGATCGTGATCAACAAGCCCGCGGGCATGGTGGTGCACCCGGCGCCGGGCTCGCCTTCGGGCACGCTGGTGAACGCGCTGCTGCATCACTTCGGCGGCAACCTCTCGGGCGTCGGCGGGGTCAAGCGTCCGGGCATCGTTCACCGCATCGACAAGGAAACCAGCGGCCTCCTGGTGGTGGCCAAATCCGATGCCGCGCATCAGGGGCTGGCCACGCAATTCGAGAAACACACAGTAGAGCGGTACTATCAGGCAATCTGCTATGGCGTGCCGGACGGCAACGATCCGCGCCTGCGCGGCGTCAAGGGGGCGAGCTTCGAGCCCGGCAATATCCTCAAGCTCACCACCCATTTGGCCCGGCATAAGACCGACCGCCAAAGGCAGGCGGTGCTGTTCCAGGGCGGCCGCCACGCGGTGACCCGGGCCCGCATCTGCGAGAGCTTTGGCAATCCGCCCTGCGCGGCGCTGATTGAATGCTGGCTGGAAACCGGCCGCACCCACCAGATCCGGGTGCATATGGCCCATGCCGGCCACAGTCTGGTGGGCGACCCCACCTATGGCGGCCGCCGCAAGCTGCCCGCCAAAGCGCTGAGCGAGGAAGCGCAGGACGCTGTGCGGGCCTTCCCGCGCCAGGCCCTGCACGCCGCGGTGCTGGGCTTTGGCCATCCGGTCAGCGGCGAACCGCTCAGGTTCGAGGCGCCGCTGCCGCAGGACATGGCGGAGTTGCTGGCGGCTTTGCGCCAGTAATTTGCGCCAGTAAACTATCAGCAAATAAGCGTGTTCTGCCCTGTGATGCAATTCACAGACGGCGGCGCCGGGGCTAACATAGAAGAATTCCACAAGCGGTCCTTGAAAAGGACTTAGCGCTAACACATATGCGCTAATGTTAAGTCCTTATACATTTTGGGAGGGACACTTTATATGGCGAATTATGCAAACCTGCCTGCCCCGACGCCCGAAGGCGGCCTGAACCGGTATCTCCAGGAAATCCGCAAGTTTCCGCTGCTGGAGCCGGAAGAGGAATACATGCTGGCCAAGCGCTGGGTGGAAGAACAGGATGCGGCCTCGGCTCATAAGATGGTGACGTCCCATCTGCGGCTCGCGGCCAAGATCGCCATGGGCTACCGCGGCTATGGCCTGCCGCAGGCCGAAGTGATCTCCGAGGCGAATGTCGGCCTGATGCAGGCTGTAAAACGCTTTGACCCGGAAAAGGGCTTCCGCCTGGCGACCTACGCCATGTGGTGGATCCGTGCGTCCATCCAAGAATACATCCTGCGCTCCTGGTCGCTGGTGAAGCTGGGTACCACCTCCGCGCAAAAGAAACTGTTTTTCAACCTGCGTAAGGCCAAGGCCCGCATCGGCGCGCTTGAAGATGGCGACCTTCGCCCCGAGAACGTCAAGCGGATCGCTACCGACCTTGGCGTGACCGAGGATGAAGTGATCTCGATGAACCGCCGCATGTCGGGCGGCGACGCCTCGCTGAATGCCACCGTCGGCAGCGAGGGTGAGGGCACGATGCAATGGCAGGACTGGCTTGAGGATGAAGATGCCGATCAAGCCGGCGATTACGAGGCCCGCGATGAACTGGAAGCGCGGCGCGAGTTGCTGGCGGAGGCACTGGATGTGCTGAACGACCGCGAGAAGGACATTCTGACCCAGCGCCGCCTGATGGATCAGGCCGTGACGCTTGAGGATCTGAGCGCGCAGTACAACGTCAGCCGCGAACGCATCCGCCAGATCGAGGTGCGGGCGTTCGAAAAGCTGCAGAAGAAGATGCGCGAACTTGCGGGCGAGAAGGGGATGCTGTCCAGCACCTGACCGCTGCGTCCAGAAGAAACGTTGAAAG containing:
- a CDS encoding GNAT family N-acetyltransferase, whose translation is MTDVILRRFAPTDMQWLVARHQDLYAREAGFDETFGPLVADILHSFCAGHDPACERGWMAESRGERLGTVFCMKKDAETAQLRLFLLTPEARGKGLGKRLLRECVEFARAAGYRGMMLTTHESHRTACALYRAFGWQLDGSRPVRSYGQDLVEQTWRLTFETAGA
- a CDS encoding RluA family pseudouridine synthase: MGSRRIEFVIAENPPKRLDKAVSRDVPEEAALSRTRLARLIGEGALTVDGAVVQDPKANVAAGAVIAIEVEEAEDSHIGPEDIPLEIVFEDDDLIVINKPAGMVVHPAPGSPSGTLVNALLHHFGGNLSGVGGVKRPGIVHRIDKETSGLLVVAKSDAAHQGLATQFEKHTVERYYQAICYGVPDGNDPRLRGVKGASFEPGNILKLTTHLARHKTDRQRQAVLFQGGRHAVTRARICESFGNPPCAALIECWLETGRTHQIRVHMAHAGHSLVGDPTYGGRRKLPAKALSEEAQDAVRAFPRQALHAAVLGFGHPVSGEPLRFEAPLPQDMAELLAALRQ
- the rpoH gene encoding RNA polymerase sigma factor RpoH, whose translation is MANYANLPAPTPEGGLNRYLQEIRKFPLLEPEEEYMLAKRWVEEQDAASAHKMVTSHLRLAAKIAMGYRGYGLPQAEVISEANVGLMQAVKRFDPEKGFRLATYAMWWIRASIQEYILRSWSLVKLGTTSAQKKLFFNLRKAKARIGALEDGDLRPENVKRIATDLGVTEDEVISMNRRMSGGDASLNATVGSEGEGTMQWQDWLEDEDADQAGDYEARDELEARRELLAEALDVLNDREKDILTQRRLMDQAVTLEDLSAQYNVSRERIRQIEVRAFEKLQKKMRELAGEKGMLSST
- a CDS encoding DUF6476 family protein, whose translation is MTDPSETEIQQEPPQIRFLRRLVTTLTVVMIGGLVVIISLLVIRLQASDAPLPAEIALPAGAEAEAVTLGRDWIAVVSRDNRILIYDRESGALRQTVQITD